The window GCCGTCACCGCGCAGCCCGATTGGTGTGATCGCGAGCTGTGGTCGACGTTCGCCGAAGCCGGCCTGCTGAGTCTCGCCGTGCCCGAAGATCTCGGCGGCATGGGCTTCGGCATCGCGGAAGCGTGCGTGTTTCTGCAAGAGATCGGGCGCGTGGTGGCGCCGGCACCGGTGCTGCCGACCTTGGTGCTCGGCGGCCTGGCCATCGCCCAGTTCGGCTCCGATGCGCAGAAGAAGCAGTGGCTCGAACCGATGGCCGCCGGAAAGGCCATGCTGACCGGAGCGCTCGTCGACGCGGGGTCGGCGGATCCCGGCAAGCCGGCGACAACGGCGCGCCAGGACGGCAGCGGCTGGATACTCGACGGCCAAAAGGTTTTCGTGCCCGCGGCACATCTGGCGCAACGCATCTTGGTGCCCGCCACCACCGGCACCGGCGTCGGGATCTTCCTTGTCGACCCGCGCGCCGCTGGCGTCTCGCAGACGCGCCAGGAGACGACGACCAAAGAGCCGCTCTTTGCGGTCAAGCTCTCCGGCGTCCGGGTCAACGCGACGGACCTCCTCGGCGGCGATGGTCAGTCCGGCAGCGAGAAGTTGAACTGGATATACGAGTGCGCCGTGATCGCCACCTGTGCAACGCAGATCGGTGTGTCGGAGAAAACCGTCGAACTCACCAGCCGCTACGTCTGCGAACGCGTGCAGTTCGGCGTGCCCATCGGTTCTTTCCAAGCCGTCCAGCATCGCATGGCCGATTG of the Candidatus Binatia bacterium genome contains:
- a CDS encoding acyl-CoA dehydrogenase family protein, encoding MDFNFSENQIMVRDLARGILDKEMTPERVKAVTAQPDWCDRELWSTFAEAGLLSLAVPEDLGGMGFGIAEACVFLQEIGRVVAPAPVLPTLVLGGLAIAQFGSDAQKKQWLEPMAAGKAMLTGALVDAGSADPGKPATTARQDGSGWILDGQKVFVPAAHLAQRILVPATTGTGVGIFLVDPRAAGVSQTRQETTTKEPLFAVKLSGVRVNATDLLGGDGQSGSEKLNWIYECAVIATCATQIGVSEKTVELTSRYVCERVQFGVPIGSFQAVQHRMADCYIDLEAMRWVTWRAAWKLSQGSSATRDVAVAKFWAAEAGARIAAAAQHLHGGIGVDVDYPVHRYFLWSKALELSLGAAAPHLARLGRDMARTGPLEFS